The Lepeophtheirus salmonis chromosome 1, UVic_Lsal_1.4, whole genome shotgun sequence genome has a segment encoding these proteins:
- the LOC121118617 gene encoding trypsin epsilon, with translation MWSLLVLVIVLCFSSSVYSFSTVLYESCGSSPSKKQKGCNPRLNRITNGVAAEEGEIPWQVSIITRYLGNDEENECGGSIISNNFVLTAAHCFNPIIIQSVRHEYDRERISVYAGGYKRIRSGTEYRIKSIIKHPDYAINKIGLINDLALLKMSKDFEFSSTIQPICLPFLKPSIPNIGSTIVGSGWGRRHSQDIGCRLSLFRGDMKVYSSISRNCKPDILQYAPENTIMCVYLPSSCACSGDSGGPLTMEVNGICTLVGVTSQGYQCGEVGYGSMHTNVSTFLDWILENIHERCS, from the exons ATGTGGAGCTTACTTGTACTTGTTATAGTCCTTTGTTTTTCTAGTTCTGTATATTCATTTTCTACag tgTTGTATGAATCATGTGGTTCATCCCCTTCAAAGAAGCAGAAGGGATGTAATCCGCGTTTGAACAGGATTACCAATGGAGTAGCGGCAGAAGAAGGGGAAATACCTTGGCAAGTATCCATTATCACTAGATATTTGGGTAATGATGAAGAGAATGAGTGTGGAGGATCGATTATCAGTAACAACTTTGTGTTAACTGCTGCTCATTGCTTTAatccaattattattcaaagtgtTCGACATGAATATGATAGGGAAAGGATTTCA GTTTACGCAGGTGGATATAAAAGGATTCGGTCAGGAACAGAATATAGGATAAAGAGCATTATAAAACATCCAGACTATGCAATTAACAAGATTGGCCTGATCAACGATCTGGCACTCTTAAAAATGAGCAAGGACTTTGAGTTTTCATCAACCATTCAACCCATTTGTTTACCGTTTCTTAAACCTTCAATTCCCAATATAGGATCTACTATTGTAG GAAGTGGATGGGGTAGGAGGCATTCTCAGGATATTGGATGTCGACTTAGTCTTTTCAGAGGCGACATGAAAGTCTACAGTTCTATAAGTCGGAATTGCAAACCAGATATATTACAATATGCACCAGAAAATACAATTATGTGCGTTTATTTACCATCATCTTGCGCTTGCTCAGGGGATTCGGGGGGTCCACTAACAATGGAAGTGAATGGAATATGTACATTAGTAGGAGTTACTTCTCAGGGGTATCAATGCGGAGAGGTGGGCTATGGTTCCATGCATACAAATGTTTCGACCTTTTTGGATTGGATCCTTGAAAATATACAT GAACGTTGCTCTTAA